A stretch of Microbacterium sp. 4R-513 DNA encodes these proteins:
- a CDS encoding carbohydrate ABC transporter permease, producing the protein MAATTAIVTGKPRRPRGGMTKKRPLDWVLLVAVILGAIVIVVPFYLILVNAFKSPIEYATSGPFALPQAIDLSGIEKFWNRVNFPEKVWNSIFISAVVSVLAVLISVLNAFAIGIGRVRGRTWIVLLFLLANLLPQEALLYPLYYMFKSVHLYDNVWSVIIVFTVVQAAFGTYLLSSVFGTFPKEILEAASLDGAGRWKILWRVVFPISRPTLAVLLIFFFIWTWNEFLIPLTFLASNSNQTVPVAISVLQGDRLMDVTTTAGSALLGIIPTLIFFLIFQRTLTRGITAGAVK; encoded by the coding sequence ATGGCCGCCACCACCGCAATCGTCACGGGCAAGCCCCGCCGCCCCCGGGGCGGCATGACCAAGAAGCGGCCGCTCGACTGGGTGCTGCTCGTCGCCGTCATCCTCGGCGCCATCGTCATCGTCGTGCCCTTCTACCTGATCCTCGTGAACGCCTTCAAATCGCCGATCGAGTACGCCACCTCGGGGCCTTTCGCCCTTCCGCAGGCGATCGACCTGTCCGGCATCGAGAAGTTCTGGAACCGCGTCAACTTCCCCGAGAAGGTGTGGAACTCGATCTTCATCTCGGCCGTCGTGTCGGTGCTCGCAGTCCTGATCTCGGTGCTCAACGCCTTCGCGATCGGCATCGGCCGGGTGCGCGGCCGCACGTGGATCGTGCTGCTCTTCCTCCTCGCGAACCTGCTGCCGCAGGAGGCGCTGCTCTACCCGCTGTACTACATGTTCAAGTCGGTTCACCTGTACGACAACGTGTGGTCGGTCATCATCGTCTTCACCGTCGTTCAGGCGGCCTTCGGCACCTACCTCCTGTCCTCGGTCTTCGGCACGTTCCCGAAGGAGATACTCGAGGCGGCGTCCCTCGACGGAGCGGGTCGGTGGAAGATCCTGTGGCGGGTGGTGTTCCCCATCAGCCGGCCCACGCTCGCGGTGCTGCTGATCTTCTTCTTCATCTGGACGTGGAACGAGTTCCTCATCCCGCTGACGTTCCTCGCGTCGAACTCGAACCAGACGGTTCCGGTGGCGATCAGCGTGCTGCAGGGCGATCGGCTCATGGACGTCACCACGACGGCCGGGTCGGCGCTCCTCGGGATCATCCCCACGCTCATCTTCTTCCTCATCTTCCAGCGCACTCTCACACGCGGCATCACGGCAGGAGCGGTCAAGTAA
- a CDS encoding family 1 glycosylhydrolase — protein MTEPTTQGNPDYRDSGLVFPPGFTFGSATASYQVEGAFDEDGRGPSTWDTFSKTPGKVWNGDTGDVACDHYHRVDADLDLMKDLGLDAYRFSIAWPRIQSFDGAAGSPTAVVNQKGIDFYSRLVDGLLERGIKPVATLYHWDLPQALEDAGGWPVRATVDAFEEYASIMGAALGDRVHTWTTLNEPWCSAYLGYGQGGHAPGRHEPAAALAAVHHLNLAHGRAVSALRATSAGSPEYSVTLNFHVLRGAGDGAADAVRRIDALANRAFTGPMLKGEYPADLLEDTASVTDWSFVQDGDLAAIHQPIDVLGVNYYSTATVRLWDGVSPKQMNDGHKGAAGGTAWPGSDRVVEFVEQPGPYTAMGWNIAPEGLEELLVSLSEQFPEQPLMITENGAAFDDVVAEDGSVPDPERLDYLRRHFTAAHRAMARGVDLRGYFVWSLLDNFEWGYGYAKRFGIVRVDFDTLERTVKNSGRWYAELVRERAIPD, from the coding sequence GTGACTGAACCCACCACTCAGGGGAATCCCGACTACCGCGACTCGGGTCTCGTCTTCCCGCCCGGCTTCACCTTCGGCTCGGCGACGGCGTCGTACCAGGTGGAGGGCGCGTTCGACGAGGACGGCCGCGGCCCGTCCACCTGGGACACCTTCTCCAAGACGCCCGGCAAGGTCTGGAACGGCGACACGGGCGACGTCGCGTGCGACCACTACCACCGGGTCGACGCCGACCTCGATCTGATGAAGGACCTCGGCCTCGACGCGTACCGGTTCTCGATCGCGTGGCCGCGGATCCAGTCGTTCGACGGCGCGGCGGGCTCACCGACCGCTGTCGTCAACCAGAAGGGGATCGACTTCTACTCGCGCCTCGTCGACGGCCTGCTCGAGCGGGGCATCAAGCCCGTCGCGACGCTCTACCACTGGGATCTACCGCAGGCGCTGGAGGATGCCGGGGGCTGGCCCGTCCGCGCGACGGTCGACGCCTTCGAGGAGTACGCGTCGATCATGGGCGCAGCCCTCGGCGACCGCGTGCACACGTGGACGACGCTCAACGAGCCCTGGTGCTCGGCGTATCTCGGCTACGGACAGGGCGGGCACGCACCCGGGCGACACGAGCCGGCGGCCGCGCTCGCGGCGGTGCACCACCTCAACCTGGCTCATGGCCGGGCCGTCTCCGCGCTTCGCGCGACCTCGGCCGGCTCGCCCGAGTACTCCGTGACCCTCAACTTCCACGTGCTTCGCGGAGCGGGGGATGGCGCGGCCGACGCCGTGCGTCGCATCGACGCGCTGGCGAACCGCGCCTTCACCGGGCCGATGCTGAAGGGCGAGTACCCGGCCGATCTGCTCGAGGACACGGCATCCGTCACCGACTGGTCGTTCGTGCAGGACGGCGACCTCGCGGCGATCCATCAGCCGATCGACGTGCTCGGCGTCAACTACTACTCGACCGCCACGGTGAGACTGTGGGACGGCGTCTCGCCGAAGCAGATGAACGACGGCCACAAGGGCGCCGCGGGCGGCACCGCATGGCCTGGCAGCGATCGGGTCGTCGAGTTCGTCGAGCAGCCCGGTCCCTACACGGCGATGGGCTGGAACATCGCGCCGGAAGGCCTCGAGGAGCTGCTCGTGTCGCTGTCGGAGCAGTTCCCCGAGCAGCCGCTCATGATCACCGAGAACGGGGCGGCGTTCGACGACGTCGTGGCGGAGGACGGGTCGGTACCGGACCCGGAGCGCCTCGACTATCTGCGCCGGCACTTCACCGCGGCACACCGGGCCATGGCCCGAGGCGTCGATCTGCGGGGCTATTTCGTCTGGTCGCTGCTCGACAACTTCGAGTGGGGCTACGGGTACGCGAAGCGGTTCGGGATCGTGCGGGTGGACTTCGACACGCTCGAGCGCACCGTGAAGAACTCGGGCAGGTGGTACGCCGAGCTCGTGCGGGAGCGGGCGATCCCGGACTGA
- the yicI gene encoding alpha-xylosidase, protein MKFTDGFWQLRPGVTALYAQEAYDIWKSSASPDGDGLVITAPTTVISRRGDTLNRPVLTVTLSSPLEGVVRVRISHHTGRGWHGGFDLPGAVEGGAGEASTDDNGGVLSTGPLTARVAPDAPWSLSFEVDGKRVTGSGHKAQGYIQLADGADVSHGVAGNARSGLGAPTSHTYVHEQLDLGVGELIYGLGERFGPVVKNGQTVDIWNADGGTSSEQSYKNVPFYLSNRGYGVFVNDPGHVSYEIGSEAVERVQFSVAGEELEYFVIAGPTPKDVLSRYTALTGRPPVVPAWSYGLWLSTSFTTDYDEATVTSFIDQMAARELPVSVFHFDCFWMREFNWCDFEWDPRTFPDPDGMLARLRDKDLRVCVWINPYIGQRSPLFAEAAAQGFLVKRPDGSVWQWDLWQAGMGLVDFTNPDATAWFQAHLRRLLHQGVDCFKTDFGERIPLEVEYFDGSDPSRMHNLYTQLYNKAVHDVLVEERGEGDAVVFARSATAGGQSMAVHWGGDSTSTFASMAETLRGGLSLAMSGFAHWSHDIGGFEGTPDAAVYKRWTAFGLLGSHSRFHGSNSYRVPWAFDDEAVEVTRVFTHLKMRLMPYLFQAGVDAASTGVPVLRPMQLEFCDDPAVGHLDRQYMLGSSILVAPVFSESGEVEFYLPRGTWTDLLTGEVVRGGGWRKEDHGFTSLPLYVRGGAVIPWGARTDRPDYDYLDGLQLRVFPGGEGEASVTVTNPDGRAQTFTVDLSEVTK, encoded by the coding sequence ATGAAGTTCACCGACGGGTTCTGGCAGCTGCGCCCGGGCGTCACGGCTCTGTACGCCCAGGAGGCGTACGACATCTGGAAATCGTCGGCCTCGCCGGACGGCGACGGCCTCGTCATCACCGCCCCCACCACGGTGATCAGCCGCCGCGGCGACACGCTCAACCGGCCCGTGCTGACCGTGACCCTTTCGTCGCCCCTCGAGGGTGTCGTGCGGGTCCGCATCTCGCACCACACCGGCCGCGGCTGGCACGGTGGCTTCGATCTTCCGGGTGCCGTCGAGGGCGGCGCGGGCGAGGCATCCACCGACGACAACGGGGGAGTGCTGAGCACCGGGCCGCTCACGGCACGGGTCGCACCCGACGCGCCCTGGTCGCTGTCGTTCGAGGTGGACGGGAAGCGCGTCACCGGGTCTGGCCACAAGGCGCAGGGCTACATCCAGCTCGCCGACGGCGCCGATGTGTCGCACGGCGTCGCGGGCAACGCGCGCAGCGGCCTCGGAGCGCCGACCTCGCACACGTATGTCCATGAGCAGCTCGACCTCGGCGTCGGAGAGCTCATCTACGGCCTCGGCGAGCGCTTCGGACCCGTCGTCAAGAACGGCCAGACCGTCGACATCTGGAACGCCGACGGCGGCACGTCGAGCGAGCAGTCCTACAAGAACGTGCCCTTCTACCTCTCCAACCGCGGCTACGGCGTCTTCGTCAACGACCCCGGGCATGTCTCGTACGAGATCGGGTCGGAGGCCGTCGAGCGCGTGCAGTTCTCGGTCGCGGGGGAGGAGCTCGAGTACTTCGTCATCGCCGGTCCGACGCCGAAGGACGTGCTGAGCCGGTACACGGCGCTCACCGGACGGCCGCCGGTCGTGCCCGCGTGGTCGTACGGTCTGTGGCTGTCGACGTCGTTCACGACCGACTACGACGAGGCGACGGTGACGTCGTTCATCGACCAGATGGCCGCGCGGGAACTGCCGGTCTCGGTCTTCCACTTCGACTGCTTCTGGATGCGCGAGTTCAACTGGTGCGACTTCGAGTGGGACCCGCGCACCTTCCCCGACCCGGACGGCATGCTCGCGCGCCTGCGCGACAAGGACCTCCGGGTGTGCGTGTGGATCAACCCCTACATCGGTCAGCGCTCGCCGCTGTTCGCGGAGGCCGCGGCGCAGGGCTTCCTCGTCAAGCGTCCCGACGGCTCGGTGTGGCAGTGGGACCTGTGGCAGGCGGGCATGGGGTTGGTCGACTTCACGAATCCGGATGCGACCGCGTGGTTCCAGGCGCATCTGCGGCGCCTGCTCCACCAGGGCGTCGACTGCTTCAAGACCGACTTCGGCGAGCGCATCCCGCTCGAGGTCGAGTACTTCGACGGCTCCGATCCGTCGCGCATGCACAACCTCTACACGCAGCTCTACAACAAGGCCGTGCACGACGTCCTCGTCGAGGAGCGGGGCGAGGGCGACGCCGTCGTCTTCGCCCGGTCGGCGACGGCCGGCGGCCAGTCGATGGCCGTGCACTGGGGCGGCGACTCGACGTCGACCTTCGCCTCGATGGCCGAGACGCTCCGGGGCGGCCTGTCGCTCGCGATGAGCGGCTTCGCGCACTGGAGCCATGACATCGGCGGGTTCGAGGGGACTCCGGATGCCGCGGTCTACAAGCGCTGGACCGCCTTCGGTCTGCTCGGCTCGCATTCGCGGTTCCACGGCTCGAACTCGTACCGGGTGCCGTGGGCGTTCGACGACGAGGCGGTCGAGGTCACGCGGGTCTTCACGCATCTCAAGATGCGTCTCATGCCGTACCTGTTCCAGGCGGGGGTGGATGCCGCGTCCACCGGAGTGCCGGTCCTCCGGCCGATGCAGCTCGAGTTCTGCGACGACCCGGCCGTCGGTCACCTCGACCGGCAGTACATGCTGGGATCATCGATCCTCGTCGCACCCGTCTTCTCGGAGTCGGGCGAGGTCGAGTTCTACCTTCCCCGCGGCACCTGGACCGACCTGCTCACCGGCGAGGTCGTGCGCGGCGGCGGCTGGCGCAAGGAGGACCACGGGTTCACGTCGCTCCCGCTCTACGTGCGGGGCGGAGCGGTCATCCCGTGGGGCGCGCGGACGGACCGCCCCGACTACGACTACCTCGACGGCCTGCAGCTGCGGGTCTTCCCGGGCGGGGAGGGCGAGGCATCCGTCACCGTCACGAACCCCGACGGACGCGCCCAGACGTTCACGGTCGACCTGTCGGAGGTGACGAAGTGA